The segment GCCATCATTGGCGTGTACTAATATTATTGTAACCAAGGGTGCTTCTGTTGATGGATCCTGCTATGTAGTTTATACTTGCGATGGAGAATTTCATCCTCAGCTGAGTTACAAAAAAGGTGGCAAAAGTAAGGATGGGGAAATTATCCGTCTTTATAATTGGGACACAGGAAAGGCTGGTAGCATTCCTCAGGCACCATATACTTACTCGGTGGTTGGTCCAAACATGAATGAGTTTCAAGTTTCAATTGGTGAAACAACATTCGATGGTAGATCGGAACTTTTTGATACTACTAAGGTGTTGAACTATTGGCAACTCATGGAAATTGCTTTGGAACGCTCTCGCACAGCACGTGAAGCTATATCGGTTATTACCTCATTAGCAGAAAAGTATGGCTATGGTAGTACCGGTGAATCGTTTTCTATTGCCGATCCTAATGAAGCTTGGCTTTTGGAGATGATTGGTGGTGGTGTGAATGGACCAGGACCGGTCTGGGTGGCAATGCGTGTACCCGATGGATATGTTTGCGCACATGCAAATCACTCGCGGATTGGTGAGTTTCCGCTAAATAATCCCGACGTGTGTATTTATTCAAAGAATGTGATATCGTTCGCAGTTGAAAGGGGATACTATGATCCTAAAGGGGGAAAGCCATTTCAGTTTAACCAAGCCTACGATCCCGATGAACCAACTAAACTTCGTTACTGTGAAACGAGAGTTTGGAGTATTTTCAACAGAGCAGCACCCAGTTTAAAACTTTCAATGGATTATAATCGAGGTGTTCAAGGTGCGGAGCGATATCCGCTTTGGATAAAACCCGACAAGAAGCTGTCCCTTGAAAACATATTTTCGCTTATTCGCGATCACTACGAGGGAACCTCTATTGATATGACCAAGGGTCTTGCTGCAGGACCATTTGGAAATCCAAACTATGCCAGACCATTGACCTTTAAAGTCGATTCCATTTCTGCTACATGGGAGCGAGCTATTTCGACCTATAATACAGGATTCTCATTTGTGGCTCAAATGAGAAGTTGGTTGCCAAACTCCATTGGTGGAATTTTATGGTACGGCGTGGACGATACTTATACAACCTGTTACTTCCCACTTTATGCTGGTGTTACCGACGTTCCAAAGTCGTTTAACGAAGGAAGCCTAAAACGGTTTTCCATGAATTCGGCTTGGTGGATTTTTAATGGCGTTGCAAACCTGGCCAACATAAAATATAGCTACATGGTGAAGGACATTCAAAAAGTGCAGCAAGAGTTGGAAGCAGAGTTTCGGAATCAAATTCCTGAGATGGACAAAAAGGCGTTGGTCCTTAAAAACGATCCCGAAAAAATGAGGGCGGCCCTTACCGAGTTCAGCGTGGCATCGGGTAACCGAGTTTTTACCGAATGGACCGAACTTTTTCTAGATTTGCTCACACGATACAACGACGGATACATACAAGATAGCCTTGGAAATCCTCAGCAGGTGGGCTATCCAGCCAATTGGTATAGGCGTTCATTGAATGACAACCCCAAGTTTGCTATTCCTATATGGTATGAGAATCAAGAGACGAAGGAACCATCGAAATTCTAGGGCATTAATTATGTTAACTAGTGTTTGGATTAAACCTGTTTTCATTAAAAATCCTCTTCGAGTCCGAAGAGGATTTTTTGTAATATGAGAACAGATATTTTTTTCAAACTATTGTTCGAAAATCTTATATTGATCCTTACAGTGAAAAATACTTAGCAGAAGATCCCTCTTTAGGCATTTGAATCATTTATGGAACTGGCTATATTCTAAGGGGACTAGAGTACTGCTAAGGTTTTTCAAATAATTTCCGAAATTAATACTACCTTTAAAATTGATTTACACACCACAAAGATAAGAATACTAGAGCGTTAATGATAGATCACGCAACCGTAGAACGAATTATTGCCACCGC is part of the Williamwhitmania taraxaci genome and harbors:
- a CDS encoding dipeptidase, which encodes MKKLFLPIIIGYFSVLPSLACTNIIVTKGASVDGSCYVVYTCDGEFHPQLSYKKGGKSKDGEIIRLYNWDTGKAGSIPQAPYTYSVVGPNMNEFQVSIGETTFDGRSELFDTTKVLNYWQLMEIALERSRTAREAISVITSLAEKYGYGSTGESFSIADPNEAWLLEMIGGGVNGPGPVWVAMRVPDGYVCAHANHSRIGEFPLNNPDVCIYSKNVISFAVERGYYDPKGGKPFQFNQAYDPDEPTKLRYCETRVWSIFNRAAPSLKLSMDYNRGVQGAERYPLWIKPDKKLSLENIFSLIRDHYEGTSIDMTKGLAAGPFGNPNYARPLTFKVDSISATWERAISTYNTGFSFVAQMRSWLPNSIGGILWYGVDDTYTTCYFPLYAGVTDVPKSFNEGSLKRFSMNSAWWIFNGVANLANIKYSYMVKDIQKVQQELEAEFRNQIPEMDKKALVLKNDPEKMRAALTEFSVASGNRVFTEWTELFLDLLTRYNDGYIQDSLGNPQQVGYPANWYRRSLNDNPKFAIPIWYENQETKEPSKF